TCAGCGTAAAACTCAATTTTTGACCGGCAATCACACCTTGCGGAAATACGACGTTCCATGAACGAAACCCCACTTCAAAGCCCATGAGGTTTTCATTCTCCTGCGTTTTTTTTCTAAATGAACGGAAGTCACGGGACGGTTTGTCGTTTAGCATATCTTTCCAATCAATGTCGCGCGCAAATTTTTCGATCTCTGCGACATCCATACCCGACGCATACATCCCGCCAACGACAGCACCGGCACTGGTTCCCGCAATCACGTCCACAGGTATACGCAATTCATCCAAAATTTTTAAAACACCGATATGCGCCATACCGCGCGCGCCTCCGCCGCTGAGTACCAAGCCGATACGCGGACGGTAAGTAGTATCTATAGTATCCGCAGGCATACCCAACAAAGAAGGAGCGATCAAAACTCCCGCGATAACAATGCATAAAAATTTTTTCAATCGGAAAATCACCGCTTAAATTTTACTCCCAATGTAAACAGGCGATCGTGAAATGACCAACGAGGTTCATTCGGGTCCATATCTGTCAAACCCAGAGAAAAGCGAAAAGCCACATCTACACTTAACTTAGGCGAAATGGCATAATCTATAGCCGCGCCTAACTCTCCGGCCGCACTCCAACGATTGGCATAACCGGTTTGACCTTCGAAATCCGTAGCATTCCCATTTTTTTCGATATAGTGCGTTTTAACCGCATAACCGACTTTTACACCAAAATAAAATATCGGCGATACGCCCCAATAGTCCGAACTAGACTGCAACACCATCAGCAGGGGCGCTTCGATGACCGTCGCTGACCATCGCGCGTAGCTGCTATCCGTTCGCGCATCCGCTTTTTTTCGAATCCAAAGCAATTCACCCCGATATCCGATCCATGAAACAAAATTACGTTCTACGAATACCC
The sequence above is a segment of the bacterium genome. Coding sequences within it:
- a CDS encoding PorT family protein; translated protein: MISPTLMYKINTIFPLVCMMTLSVPLNAQSWSTGFFSGVNFSDARHSYRGTTTQGYARPVVGVFVERNFVSWIGYRGELLWIRKKADARTDSSYARWSATVIEAPLLMVLQSSSDYWGVSPIFYFGVKVGYAVKTHYIEKNGNATDFEGQTGYANRWSAAGELGAAIDYAISPKLSVDVAFRFSLGLTDMDPNEPRWSFHDRLFTLGVKFKR